One Rhizoctonia solani chromosome 3, complete sequence genomic region harbors:
- a CDS encoding glycoside hydrolase family 15 protein, producing MYKRINKRIRKKEKEEELGLDDETKEILGMQETDSDESDSSDEEQSDEDSVESDTDEERLEVGRTHREPEMFSDNRESDTEGSSGAETEDLEVEDEEMADDKPPMTVSDALRDPLYSIQKGSDVQGFHVESSSHLRRMKRFATLSARIGDEEDDPRLLVAALDQSARIAPKETTIKASNDPKISKKERRMAKRERRKERRVVKQADEQVQGKTTPKAQPKTDRVLEKKIVNRHSEAIAKHKFGMRVFATALTLATAALALIPGRSSFERRQSAIDSYITTQTPISKAGLLANVGADGSKDQGAKSGVVIASPSKTDPDYVYAWTRDSALVFKLLVDQYTQGRDTTLNTQIRNWIASQGRIQQVSNPSGSVSSGGLGEPKFNIDESAFTGAWGRPQRDGPALRATTMITYANFVGASDTYVTGTIWPMVKLDLDYVAKYWNSTGFDLWEEVSGSSFFTTAVQHRALREGAKFATALGDSGRASTYTAQAANALCFLQSYWNPNAKFASSNVNGGSVIRSGLDANSILASIHTFDPNTGCDAATFQPCSDKALANHKAVVDSFRATYSLNSGKAANAAVAVGRYKEDSYYGGNPWYLCTTAAAEQLYNALYTWNKQGSIVITTTSLDFFKQLYSSAAVGTFASSTSQYTAITAAVKTYADGFLTIVQQYQGFGGALAEQFSRSNGSPLSAADLTWSYAASLTAFDARASKVPASWGASGLTVPSTCSTGGGGGGGGGTVAVSFTVTATTVFGENIYITGNQGALANWDPNSALLLSSASYPQWKITVNLPANTNIQYKYIRKYNGAVTWESDPNRSFTTPASGTYNLNDSWR from the exons ATGTACAAACGAATCAACAAACGTATCaggaaaaaagaaaaagaggaGGAGCTTGGCCTAGACGATGAAACCAAAGAAATATTAGGAATGCAAGAAACCGATTCGGACGAGTCCGACTCAAGTGATGAGGAACAGTCTGACGAAGACTCGGTGGAATCTGATACTGACGAGGAGAGGTTGGAAGTTGGACGGACCCACAGAGAGCCTGAAATGTTTTCTGATAACAGAGAGTCTGATACTGAAGGTTCGAGCGGGGCCGAAACGGAAGACTTAGAGGTTGAAGACGAAGAAATGGCTGATGACAAACCTCCTATGACAGTATCCGACGCTCTTAGAGATCCCCTTTATTCGATACAGAAAGGCTCTGACGTGCAGGGAT TTCATGTAGAGTCCTCA TCGCACCTACGAAGGATGAAGCGATTTGCAACCTTGTCCGCACGTATAGGAGATGAAGAAGACGACCCGAGGCTATTAGTTGCCGCATTGGATCAATCCGCGCGAATTGCCCCGAAAGAAACGACGATTAAA GCCTCAAACGATCCAAAAATATCTAAGAAAGAGCGTCGAATGGCCAAAAGAGAGCGCCGAAAGGAGCGCAGAGTTGTCAAACAGGCAGACGAGCAAGTCCAAGGAAAGACAACCCCCAAGGCTCAACCGAAGACCGACCGCGTGTTGGAAAAGAAAATAGTAAACCGACATTCCGAGGCGATAGCCAAACACAAG TTTGGCATGCGCGTCTTTGCTACAGCGCTCACCCTTGCCACTGCGGCACTCGCCCTTATTCCGGGTCGCTCCAGCTTCGAGCGTCGGCAGTCGGCCATCGACAGCTACATCACGACACAAACCCCTATCTCGAAGGCAGGTCTTTTG GCTAATGTTGGTGCTGATGGCTCCAAAGACCAAGGCGCGAAGTCGGGTGTAGTTATTGCGTCGCCTTCCAAGAC TGACCCGGAC TACGTCTATGCTTGGACCCGCGACTCTGCATTGGTCTTCAAGCTCCTGGTCGACCAGTACACTCAGGGTCGTGACACGACCTTGAACACCCAGATCCGCAACTGGATTGCCTCGCAAGGGCGTATCCAGCAG GTATCCAATCCTTCCGGATCCGTCAGCTCTGGTGGACTTGGGGAGCCCAAGTTTAACATCGATGAGTCCGCTTTCACTGGCGCATGGGGTCGTCCTCAGCGCGATGGTCCAGCA CTTCGTGCTACAACCATGATCACTTATGCCAACTTTGTTGGTGCCTCTGACACCTACGTTACTGGTACCATCTGGCCAATGGTTAAACTCGATCTCGACTATGTTGCAAAATACTGGAATTCGACTGGCTTTGACCTCTGGGAAGAAGTTTCTGGCTCTTCTTTCTTCACTACTGCCGTCCAGCACCGTGCTCTTCGTGAGGGCGCCAAGTTTGCTACTGCTCTCGGCGACTCAGGTCGCGCTTCGACGTATACCGCCCAAGCCGCCAACGCTCTCTGCTTCCTCCAGAGCTACTGGAATCCCAACGCCAAGTTTGCGTCATCGAACGTCAACGGTGGATCCGTCATTCGCTCCGGACTCGATGCCAACTCGATCCTGGCAAGCATTCACACTTTCGACCCTAACACAGGATGCGATGCTGCTACTTTCCAGCCATGCTCTGACAAGGCCCTTGCCAACCACAAGGCTGTCGTAGACTCTTTCCGTGCAACTTATTCTCTTAACAGTGGGAAGGCTGCCAACGCCGCTGTTGCTGTCGGCCGCTACAAAGAAGATTCTTACTATGGTGGTAAC CCTTGGTACTTATGCACCACCGCCGCTGCTGAACAACTCTACAACGCTCTCTACACTTGGAACAAGCAAGGCTCGATCGTTATCACTACAACCTCGTTGGATTTCTTCAAGCAGCTCTATTCTAGTGCAGCCGTTGGTACCTTTGCCTCGAGCACCAGCCAGTACACTGCTATTACTGCTGCTGTCAAGACTTACGCCGACGGTTTCCTCACGATCGTACAACAATACCAGGGTTTCGGAGGTGCTCTCGCAGAGCAGTTCTCTCGCAGCAATGGCTCTCCTCTTTCGGCTGCTGAC CTCACCTGGAGTTATGCTGCCAGCTTGACCGCATTTGACGCCCGTGCTTCCAAGGTCCCTGCTTCTTGGGGCGCTTCTGGGCTTACTGTTCCTTCTACCTGCTCTACtggcggtggaggaggcGGAGGCGGAGGAACCGTTGCCGTTTCCTTCACTGTCACTGCTACTACTGTCTTCGGAG AGAATATTTATATCACCGGTAACCAGGGAGCTCTCGCCAACTGGGACCCCAATAGCGCACTTCTCCTATCCTCTGCGAGCTATCCTCAGTGGAAGA TTACCGTCAACCTTCCCGCGAATACGAACATCCAGTACAAGTACATTCGCAAGTACAACGGTGCGGTTACTTGGGAATCCGACCCTAACCGCTCGTTCACTACCCCCGCCTCTGGCACCTACAACTTGAACGACTCGTGGCGGTAA